One Hugenholtzia roseola DSM 9546 genomic window carries:
- a CDS encoding SiaB family protein kinase yields the protein MKVAPLDHLHAHLLQQHVLMSFHGVMSQEMLSFIAAQIQACETDIMLGNRLFAVVIELAQNISKYSKDQRFSVLERKNIGFGLIAIVETEQAYHIHANNLSDLEHISTILQRCAHISSLSPNDLRRYYRQQRKVPRTDGKKGGNIGLIEMARKASQPLEVKTFPTQEADLFYCHIEVTLEKNRAH from the coding sequence ATGAAAGTTGCGCCCTTAGACCATTTGCACGCTCACTTACTACAACAGCACGTCCTTATGTCTTTCCATGGCGTGATGTCGCAAGAAATGCTTTCTTTTATTGCGGCTCAAATCCAAGCCTGCGAAACTGATATTATGTTGGGCAACCGCCTTTTTGCCGTAGTGATAGAATTGGCGCAAAACATTAGCAAATATTCCAAAGACCAACGCTTTTCGGTTTTGGAGCGCAAAAATATCGGCTTTGGGCTAATTGCTATCGTCGAAACCGAGCAGGCATACCACATTCACGCCAACAACTTATCCGACTTAGAACACATCAGCACCATCTTGCAGCGTTGTGCGCACATTAGCTCCCTTTCTCCCAACGACCTGCGCCGCTACTACCGTCAGCAGCGAAAAGTTCCGCGTACCGACGGTAAAAAGGGCGGCAATATTGGGCTTATCGAAATGGCACGCAAAGCCAGTCAGCCCCTTGAAGTCAAGACCTTTCCTACCCAAGAGGCTGATTTATTTTATTGCCACATAGAAGTAACCTTAGAGAAAAACCGAGCGCATTAG
- a CDS encoding alpha/beta hydrolase yields the protein MKKIRHSLLFWAMTLWAGAFSLSAQKVTEPLILGQTFRLESEILQQERGINLYLPPEYNENDTLRYPVLYLLDGSFNEDFVHVVGLVQFLNMYQLLPPMIVVGIANTDRKRDFTYPTTIEKDKKDFPTTGGSAAFIAFIEKELQPHIAAQYRTNGIKALAGQSLGGLVATEILLKKTQLFQHYFIVSPSLWWDNQSLLNYLNQKNKPSDFTTVKSVFVAVGKEGRVMEADAKKLYQSLQKMKIASLDFAFLPQENHATVLHQALYRGLRIWGSKQAKK from the coding sequence ATGAAAAAAATACGCCATTCCCTCCTATTTTGGGCAATGACCCTCTGGGCAGGGGCATTTTCCTTGTCGGCACAAAAAGTTACAGAGCCGCTGATTTTGGGGCAGACTTTTCGCCTCGAATCTGAAATATTGCAGCAAGAGCGCGGCATCAATCTCTACCTGCCGCCCGAATATAACGAAAATGATACCTTGCGCTATCCTGTTCTCTATCTTTTAGATGGTTCTTTCAACGAGGACTTTGTGCATGTAGTGGGTTTGGTTCAGTTTCTCAATATGTACCAACTTTTGCCTCCAATGATTGTGGTCGGCATTGCCAATACAGACCGCAAACGCGATTTTACCTATCCTACCACGATTGAAAAGGACAAAAAAGATTTCCCTACCACAGGCGGCTCGGCAGCCTTTATCGCCTTTATAGAAAAAGAATTACAACCCCATATTGCGGCGCAGTATCGCACCAACGGCATCAAGGCACTTGCAGGTCAGTCTTTGGGAGGCTTAGTGGCTACCGAAATTTTATTGAAAAAAACGCAGCTTTTTCAGCATTATTTTATTGTTAGTCCAAGTCTTTGGTGGGATAATCAATCTTTACTCAATTATCTAAACCAAAAAAACAAACCTTCCGATTTTACAACTGTGAAAAGCGTCTTTGTAGCGGTAGGAAAAGAAGGGCGCGTGATGGAGGCTGATGCTAAGAAATTGTATCAAAGTTTGCAAAAAATGAAAATCGCGTCACTCGATTTTGCTTTTCTGCCCCAAGAGAATCACGCCACAGTGCTACATCAAGCCCTGTATCGCGGACTAAGAATTTGGGGTAGTAAGCAGGCAAAAAAATAG
- a CDS encoding M3 family metallopeptidase, producing MQNPIFYSNKADIAFAKIEASHLVAATEQIIATTKAGIEGLYRQTDTTAQIDTTTLDKTFDNTFAAYDRLLAAFSDVYGIIYLLANVSPEPSVYQQANEAILKLEAFANQLSLDENLYQALKMYSQLPQLQNLEAPQKKFVEDTIKDFERNGFALDAAKREQLGILKNKHAEISNAFLKNIAQSKGELIITEAQTAGLPQDYKARYRNQDGTYTITLDYPAYQPFMKYAQDDDLRKQLYFKYLNRASDQNPALLQEMLTLKKQIAQLLGYENYADYRLENSMAKKAALVWEFENELAQTVRQIAEKEFEKLNQIKLAHYEKNNPLSEAEKKEAQQPVKAWQSSFFTEKLLQSEYQVESQQVKQYFELQNVIYGIFSIIERLFEVRFVAQQNPHAIWHEDVQLFHLHTWAGSKIGTLYLDLYPRPNKYSHAACFGVVKGYEKANGERHLPITALVCNFPKPTQNQPSLLSHDLVETLFHEFGHGLHQLLSQTPLHAQAGTSVVRDFVEVPSQLFENWAWDYQTLSLFAKHYQTGEVLPLSLFEKMKKAKNVNIGLHTLQQILYGTYDMTLHHQYNPEEGNATQLGEIFKKLQARITFYQPLEGTHFEAAFGHLTNYAAAYYGYLWSLVFADDVFSVFEKEGLLNPQIGKKYQQTLLSRGGSQEAELLLENFLGRKPNKEAFLKTLKSL from the coding sequence ATGCAAAATCCCATTTTCTACTCGAACAAGGCAGATATTGCCTTTGCGAAAATAGAAGCAAGCCATTTAGTTGCCGCCACCGAACAAATCATTGCCACTACAAAGGCAGGTATAGAGGGGCTTTATAGGCAAACAGATACGACTGCCCAAATTGACACTACTACCCTCGATAAAACTTTTGACAACACCTTTGCTGCCTACGACCGCCTTTTGGCTGCCTTTTCCGATGTCTATGGCATCATCTACCTTTTGGCAAATGTTTCGCCCGAACCTTCGGTCTATCAGCAGGCGAATGAAGCCATCTTGAAATTGGAGGCTTTTGCCAATCAGCTTTCCTTAGATGAAAATTTGTATCAGGCTCTAAAAATGTATAGCCAACTGCCCCAACTGCAAAATTTGGAAGCCCCTCAAAAGAAATTTGTAGAGGATACCATCAAAGATTTCGAGCGAAACGGCTTTGCCTTAGATGCCGCCAAAAGAGAGCAATTAGGAATTTTGAAAAATAAGCATGCTGAAATTTCTAATGCTTTTTTAAAAAATATTGCACAAAGCAAAGGTGAACTTATCATAACAGAAGCCCAAACCGCAGGACTGCCCCAAGATTACAAGGCACGTTATCGCAACCAAGACGGCACTTACACCATCACGCTCGACTATCCTGCCTATCAGCCCTTTATGAAGTATGCGCAAGACGACGATTTACGCAAGCAACTCTATTTCAAATACTTGAATCGTGCTTCCGACCAAAATCCCGCTCTTTTGCAAGAAATGCTTACACTCAAAAAGCAAATTGCGCAACTTTTAGGCTATGAAAACTACGCCGACTACCGTCTGGAAAATAGCATGGCGAAAAAAGCCGCTCTTGTTTGGGAGTTTGAAAATGAGTTAGCACAAACAGTGCGTCAGATTGCAGAAAAAGAATTTGAAAAATTAAATCAAATAAAATTAGCGCATTACGAAAAAAATAACCCCCTTTCCGAAGCCGAAAAGAAGGAGGCACAACAGCCTGTAAAGGCGTGGCAATCGTCTTTCTTCACTGAAAAGTTGCTACAAAGCGAGTATCAAGTCGAATCGCAGCAGGTAAAGCAATATTTCGAGCTTCAAAATGTCATCTATGGCATTTTTTCTATCATAGAACGCCTTTTCGAGGTGCGTTTCGTGGCGCAGCAAAATCCTCACGCCATTTGGCACGAAGACGTACAACTCTTTCACCTGCACACTTGGGCAGGAAGCAAAATCGGCACTTTGTACCTCGATTTGTATCCGCGTCCGAATAAATATAGCCATGCCGCTTGTTTTGGAGTGGTAAAAGGTTATGAAAAGGCAAATGGCGAGCGACACCTGCCTATCACCGCTTTGGTCTGCAATTTCCCCAAACCTACTCAAAATCAGCCCTCTCTACTTTCTCACGACTTGGTAGAAACGCTCTTTCACGAATTTGGACATGGCTTGCACCAGCTTCTTTCTCAAACGCCTTTGCATGCGCAGGCAGGCACAAGCGTGGTGCGCGATTTTGTAGAAGTGCCTTCCCAACTTTTCGAAAATTGGGCGTGGGATTACCAAACCCTTTCGCTTTTTGCCAAACACTACCAAACAGGCGAAGTGCTGCCTTTGTCTTTATTCGAAAAAATGAAAAAAGCCAAAAACGTCAATATCGGTTTGCATACCTTACAGCAAATTTTGTATGGTACGTATGATATGACGCTGCACCATCAATACAATCCCGAAGAAGGAAATGCGACACAATTAGGTGAAATTTTCAAAAAACTACAAGCGCGTATTACCTTTTATCAGCCCCTCGAAGGGACACATTTTGAGGCTGCCTTTGGGCATCTTACCAACTATGCAGCGGCTTATTATGGCTATCTTTGGTCTTTGGTCTTTGCAGACGATGTCTTTTCGGTCTTCGAAAAAGAGGGATTGCTCAATCCCCAAATAGGCAAAAAGTACCAACAGACGCTCCTTTCAAGAGGTGGAAGCCAAGAGGCGGAACTTTTATTAGAAAACTTTTTAGGACGCAAGCCCAACAAAGAGGCGTTTTTAAAGACCCTAAAAAGTTTGTAG
- a CDS encoding inorganic phosphate transporter gives MLAFLSDILPTADLSTTALVLFIVCIVAVAAFEFVNGFHDTANAVATVIYTKSLKPVPAVVWSGVWNFLGVLTGGIAVAMSIINLLPLDGLMDKPLYENIAIIIAMLFTAIFWNLLTWYYGIPCSSSHTLIGSLIGGGLGFQYIHGGTGVNWSKASDIGLSLLLSPAFGFSMVILLMFLMRILIKDIKIFKEPEGDSPPPVWIRGILILTCTAVSYSHGSNDGQKGVGLLMVILLTFAPMQYAINTEINPTQVSQNLTTIQEVLTRQAEKNSLKAADLNASVAKIEGIKSDLVNIATADQKMKFSVRKRLQDLRKKEVGEYVKDATLISDEQDRKTLKTALADLTPFTDFAPFWVVLLISLSLGIGTMIGWKRIVLTIGEKIGKTHLTYAQGAAAEITAATTIGLSTGLGLPVSTTHVLSSGIAGSMVASNGLQNLQRGTIRNILLAWILTLPVTVGLAAAVFVILYKIMV, from the coding sequence ATGCTTGCTTTCCTTTCCGACATCTTGCCTACGGCAGACCTTAGCACGACGGCACTCGTCCTCTTTATCGTTTGTATCGTGGCAGTGGCAGCCTTCGAGTTTGTCAATGGCTTTCACGACACTGCTAACGCCGTAGCGACGGTCATTTACACCAAATCGCTCAAACCTGTGCCTGCCGTAGTTTGGTCGGGCGTTTGGAATTTTTTGGGCGTTCTCACAGGCGGAATTGCCGTAGCAATGAGCATTATCAATTTGCTGCCCTTAGATGGTTTGATGGATAAACCGCTTTATGAAAATATCGCCATTATTATCGCCATGCTCTTTACCGCCATTTTTTGGAACTTGCTCACTTGGTACTATGGCATACCTTGTTCGAGTTCGCATACGCTTATCGGTTCGCTTATCGGCGGCGGCTTAGGCTTTCAATACATTCATGGCGGCACAGGGGTAAATTGGAGCAAAGCCAGCGACATCGGACTTTCGCTGCTTCTTTCGCCTGCCTTTGGCTTTTCTATGGTGATTTTATTGATGTTTTTGATGCGTATTCTTATCAAAGACATCAAAATTTTTAAAGAACCCGAAGGCGATAGCCCGCCTCCTGTTTGGATTCGAGGTATTCTTATCCTAACCTGCACCGCCGTTAGTTATTCACACGGCTCAAACGACGGACAGAAAGGCGTGGGCTTGCTAATGGTTATCTTGCTCACCTTCGCACCTATGCAATATGCAATCAATACTGAAATAAATCCAACGCAGGTAAGTCAAAATCTGACCACTATCCAAGAGGTTCTCACACGTCAGGCAGAAAAAAATAGCCTCAAAGCTGCTGATTTGAACGCCAGCGTCGCCAAGATAGAAGGTATAAAATCTGACTTAGTGAACATTGCCACAGCCGACCAAAAGATGAAGTTTTCTGTTAGGAAGCGTTTGCAGGATTTACGTAAAAAAGAAGTAGGCGAATATGTAAAAGATGCAACCCTTATCAGCGACGAGCAAGACCGCAAGACCCTCAAAACTGCCCTTGCCGACCTTACTCCTTTCACCGACTTTGCTCCTTTTTGGGTAGTGCTGCTCATTTCCCTCTCTTTGGGTATCGGAACAATGATTGGTTGGAAAAGAATTGTGCTTACCATTGGCGAAAAAATTGGCAAGACGCACCTCACCTATGCACAAGGCGCAGCCGCAGAGATTACCGCCGCCACTACTATCGGATTAAGTACAGGCTTAGGGCTGCCCGTAAGTACCACACACGTACTTTCTTCGGGCATTGCAGGTAGTATGGTCGCTTCAAATGGCTTGCAAAACCTACAACGCGGCACTATCCGCAATATCCTTTTGGCTTGGATACTTACCCTGCCCGTAACAGTAGGATTGGCAGCAGCTGTTTTTGTGATTTTGTATAAAATTATGGTCTAA
- a CDS encoding YfhO family protein: MKNSILAQFGWHLLGVLLFYVATFLYFKPELIDDKTLIQSDMEHYKAMVAENSAFRKATGEVSMWNSRMFGGMPAYQIYPIFSYGGIEWLEKATFGFFSSSSGAHLFFVTALCFYGLMLAFGVRPLIGAAGALAFAATTYNLILIEVGHITKLWAIAYSCLVLAGMKVVFDSQTWQKRLFGFALTALGMALELKAAHVQITYYWGFVCLFYGLSELYFGFREGRLKTVFINGALLLLAVGLGVAVNAGKLLTTAEYAQYSTRGISELSPLEGNADKQGAEGLSKKYAFDWSQGKGETFTLLIPMLYGGSSNEILDEKSATFKVLTTQAGYTRKQVEELPLPLYHGDQPFTAAPIYAGAIVCFLAVLGFLLVEKRYRYWILAGAVLMVFFAWGKNFEAFNYFLFDNFPAFNKFRSVSMALSLTVLLMVLMAVLGVESFLKYLDQKEETNPTKESLLWDKALQQKFLIAFFLTAGIALAVALMGSSLVSVASPNDARIGQLADFLKEDRLAMMKGSAWRSFFFIFLSAAALVAVAFRKIPTRLALAVVFVLMVFDVWQIGFQYLNYDTFKPAKAQTDYNAKRPVDEVLLADTELGFRVLPLASFAQESRTLYHHRSVGGYFAAKMRRYQDLIERRLYGEDQFIQDQLRGGKLPDFSQTPTLNMLNAKYIQINPSKDGAIRNPKAFGAAWLVEKIETLPTADAEMEALGKFPLDKVALVREDQTEKITATTFQKDSSDFIRLVEYKPNYLKYEYQTQAEAFAVFSEIYYPHGWVAKIGEKELPIVATNYLLRGVALPKGKNTIEFRFQPQMYEQGEMVTRLSSWLVFALFVSSIGILAVQFFRKEAA, encoded by the coding sequence ATGAAAAATTCTATTTTGGCTCAATTTGGCTGGCACTTGCTTGGCGTGCTTCTGTTTTATGTCGCAACCTTTCTATACTTCAAACCCGAACTTATAGACGATAAGACGCTCATTCAGAGCGATATGGAGCATTACAAGGCAATGGTAGCCGAAAATTCAGCGTTTCGCAAAGCCACAGGCGAGGTTTCGATGTGGAACAGCCGCATGTTCGGCGGCATGCCTGCCTATCAAATCTACCCTATTTTTTCCTACGGAGGCATCGAGTGGCTTGAAAAGGCAACCTTTGGCTTCTTTTCTTCTTCGAGCGGAGCGCACCTTTTTTTCGTTACGGCACTCTGTTTTTATGGTCTGATGTTGGCTTTTGGGGTGCGTCCGCTGATAGGGGCGGCAGGGGCATTGGCTTTTGCAGCCACTACCTACAATCTAATTCTGATAGAAGTCGGACACATTACCAAATTGTGGGCGATTGCGTATAGCTGCTTGGTTTTGGCAGGTATGAAGGTAGTTTTTGATAGCCAAACTTGGCAGAAACGCCTATTCGGATTTGCACTTACGGCTCTGGGCATGGCATTGGAATTGAAGGCGGCACACGTACAAATTACCTACTACTGGGGTTTTGTCTGCCTTTTCTACGGACTTAGCGAACTTTATTTCGGCTTTCGCGAAGGCAGACTCAAAACGGTATTTATCAATGGCGCACTTTTGCTGCTCGCCGTTGGGCTTGGGGTTGCCGTCAATGCAGGCAAATTGCTCACCACAGCCGAATATGCGCAATATTCCACGCGCGGCATTTCCGAACTTAGTCCGCTCGAAGGCAATGCCGACAAACAAGGTGCAGAAGGGTTGAGTAAAAAATACGCCTTCGATTGGAGTCAGGGCAAGGGCGAAACTTTTACCCTGCTGATTCCGATGCTTTATGGTGGCTCTTCAAATGAAATTTTGGACGAAAAGTCGGCTACCTTCAAAGTCCTGACCACACAGGCAGGCTACACCCGCAAGCAGGTAGAAGAATTGCCACTTCCGCTTTATCATGGCGACCAACCCTTTACGGCTGCCCCCATTTATGCAGGCGCAATCGTCTGTTTTTTAGCCGTCTTAGGGTTTTTATTGGTAGAAAAACGCTACCGTTATTGGATTTTGGCAGGTGCAGTCTTGATGGTCTTTTTCGCTTGGGGCAAAAATTTTGAAGCCTTCAATTATTTTCTTTTCGATAATTTTCCTGCCTTCAATAAGTTTCGTTCCGTTTCGATGGCACTTAGCCTAACGGTGCTTCTGATGGTCTTGATGGCGGTTTTGGGAGTAGAAAGTTTTTTGAAATATTTAGACCAAAAAGAAGAAACCAATCCTACCAAAGAAAGCCTTTTATGGGACAAAGCCCTGCAACAAAAGTTTTTGATTGCCTTTTTCCTAACAGCAGGCATAGCCTTAGCCGTTGCCCTTATGGGCAGTTCGCTCGTTTCGGTAGCCTCGCCCAACGACGCGCGTATCGGACAGTTAGCCGATTTTCTCAAAGAAGACCGTTTGGCAATGATGAAAGGCAGTGCTTGGCGTTCTTTCTTTTTCATTTTCCTTTCGGCGGCGGCTTTGGTAGCGGTAGCATTTAGAAAAATACCGACTCGCCTTGCTTTGGCAGTGGTTTTTGTGCTGATGGTTTTTGATGTTTGGCAAATTGGCTTTCAATATCTAAACTATGATACCTTCAAACCTGCAAAAGCGCAAACAGACTACAACGCCAAACGCCCCGTAGATGAGGTGCTTTTAGCCGACACCGAACTTGGCTTTCGCGTCCTGCCTTTGGCTTCTTTCGCACAGGAATCGCGCACCCTTTACCACCACCGTTCCGTAGGGGGCTATTTTGCCGCCAAAATGCGCCGTTATCAAGACCTTATCGAGCGGCGTTTGTATGGCGAAGACCAATTTATTCAAGACCAACTACGCGGCGGCAAGCTACCCGACTTTTCCCAAACGCCAACGCTCAATATGCTCAATGCCAAGTACATTCAAATCAACCCCTCGAAAGATGGTGCCATTCGCAATCCGAAGGCTTTTGGTGCGGCTTGGCTTGTAGAAAAAATAGAAACCCTCCCGACGGCAGATGCCGAAATGGAAGCGTTGGGCAAATTTCCCCTCGATAAAGTAGCCCTCGTTAGGGAAGACCAAACTGAAAAAATAACCGCCACCACTTTCCAAAAAGATAGCAGCGATTTTATTCGTCTTGTCGAATACAAACCCAATTATTTGAAGTACGAATATCAGACGCAGGCAGAAGCCTTTGCCGTTTTCTCGGAAATTTACTATCCACACGGCTGGGTAGCCAAAATAGGCGAAAAGGAGTTGCCCATTGTAGCAACCAACTACCTATTGCGCGGTGTAGCACTGCCTAAGGGTAAAAATACGATAGAGTTTCGTTTCCAACCACAGATGTATGAGCAGGGCGAAATGGTTACACGCCTTTCCTCTTGGCTTGTTTTCGCGCTTTTTGTATCGAGTATCGGAATTTTGGCAGTACAATTTTTTAGAAAAGAAGCTGCCTAA
- a CDS encoding HIT family protein, giving the protein MTIFSKIIKGEIPCHKIAEDAHYFAFLDIRPLQRGHVLVVPKAEIDYLFDLDTTLLSGILPFAQKIAKAIEKVVPCKRVGVAVVGLEVPHAHVHLVPLNQISDLDFTASRPTFTPQEFEETAQAIRQALADLG; this is encoded by the coding sequence ATGACCATCTTTTCTAAAATCATCAAGGGTGAAATTCCCTGCCATAAAATTGCCGAAGATGCGCATTATTTTGCCTTTTTAGACATTCGCCCTTTGCAGCGCGGACACGTTTTGGTTGTGCCAAAGGCAGAGATAGATTATTTATTTGATTTAGATACAACACTTTTATCGGGTATTCTGCCTTTTGCACAAAAAATAGCGAAGGCGATAGAAAAAGTTGTGCCTTGCAAGCGTGTGGGAGTAGCGGTTGTCGGTTTGGAAGTGCCTCATGCGCATGTGCATTTAGTGCCGCTTAATCAAATTTCAGACTTAGACTTTACGGCTTCGCGCCCTACTTTCACCCCCCAAGAGTTTGAGGAAACGGCGCAGGCTATTCGCCAAGCCCTTGCAGATTTGGGCTAA
- a CDS encoding zinc-binding dehydrogenase, whose product MKSLYLKAIGEVALVERPLPTLQPQQVLVRLQAAAYNRRDQWIRDGMYPAIEPAILGSDGCGVVEAVGESANAYWIGKEVIINPNNNWGSNPLHQSDAYHILGMPTDGTFAEYIAVNEDRLAPKPAHLSAEEAAALPLAGLTAYRAAFMQGGISAESKVLISGVGGGVAQFAFLFAQSVGAEVWVTTGSDEKLAKMKDLGAAGGVNYRDENWLKTLQKSGRAFDVVIDSAGGETMASLIKILGRSGRLVFYGATLGLPPKIDLYRMFFNQIRLQGSTMGNDQEFADMVELVSQKKIVPLVDEILPFENVVEGLDKIATAFGKVVVRF is encoded by the coding sequence ATGAAAAGTCTGTATTTAAAAGCCATCGGCGAAGTTGCGCTTGTAGAACGCCCTTTGCCTACCTTGCAGCCCCAACAGGTCTTGGTGCGCCTGCAAGCGGCAGCCTACAATAGGCGCGACCAGTGGATACGTGATGGCATGTATCCTGCCATCGAGCCTGCCATTTTGGGTTCAGATGGTTGTGGTGTAGTAGAAGCCGTAGGAGAAAGTGCAAATGCTTATTGGATAGGAAAAGAAGTTATTATCAATCCTAATAATAATTGGGGTTCAAATCCTTTGCACCAATCCGACGCTTATCACATCTTAGGTATGCCCACTGATGGCACTTTTGCCGAGTATATTGCGGTAAATGAAGACCGTCTTGCGCCTAAGCCTGCCCATTTGAGCGCGGAAGAGGCGGCGGCGTTGCCTTTGGCAGGGCTAACTGCCTATCGTGCCGCCTTTATGCAGGGCGGAATTAGTGCCGAGAGCAAAGTGCTTATTTCGGGTGTAGGCGGCGGAGTGGCACAGTTTGCCTTTCTTTTTGCGCAAAGCGTAGGCGCGGAAGTATGGGTTACGACAGGTAGCGACGAAAAATTAGCCAAAATGAAAGACTTAGGGGCAGCAGGCGGTGTCAATTATCGCGATGAAAATTGGCTCAAAACGCTGCAAAAGTCGGGCAGAGCCTTCGATGTCGTCATCGACAGTGCAGGAGGCGAAACGATGGCTTCGCTTATCAAAATTCTGGGGCGTTCGGGGCGGCTTGTTTTTTATGGTGCTACTTTGGGCTTGCCGCCAAAAATAGACCTCTATCGCATGTTTTTCAATCAAATTCGCTTGCAGGGTAGTACCATGGGCAACGACCAAGAGTTTGCCGATATGGTAGAATTGGTGAGTCAGAAAAAAATTGTGCCGCTTGTAGATGAAATTCTGCCTTTCGAAAATGTCGTAGAAGGGCTTGATAAAATTGCGACTGCTTTTGGAAAGGTTGTGGTCAGATTTTAA